The Flammeovirgaceae bacterium genome contains a region encoding:
- the guaA gene encoding glutamine-hydrolyzing GMP synthase encodes MPEQVLILDFGSQYTQLIARRVRELNVYCEIHPYNKIPPITGQVKGIILSGSPCSVRDEGAPDVDLSRFGNLPVLGVCYGAQLIAHKNKGTVLPSHTREYGRARLTTVDHHSDLLKEISLDTQVWMSHADTIAQVPDNFQVIASTPSVKVAAYQVTGKKIFGIQFHPEVTHTVEGKNLLRNFVVHICGCAQDWTPDQFVESTIVELKSKLGNDQVVMALSGGVDSTVAATLIHRAIGKNLHCIFVDNGLLRKDEFSQVLKSYEGMGLNIKGVDARQKFYSALKGLSDPEAKRKAIGKTFIDVFDEEAHAIKDVKWLGQGTIYPDVIESVSVKGPSATIKSHHNVGGLPETMKLKVVEPLNTLFKDEVRLVGKTLGIDPAILGRHPFPGPGLGIRILGEITEAKVKILQEVDAIFIEALKQQGLYNTVWQAGAVLLPVQSVGVMGDERTYEQVVALRAVSSTDGMTADWVHLPYTFLADVSSDIINRVKGVNRVVYDISSKPPATIEWE; translated from the coding sequence ATGCCTGAGCAGGTCCTCATTCTCGATTTCGGTTCGCAGTACACCCAACTTATTGCACGCAGGGTGCGCGAACTTAACGTGTATTGCGAAATTCATCCCTACAACAAAATCCCACCCATAACCGGGCAGGTAAAGGGTATTATTTTGTCCGGCAGCCCATGCTCGGTTCGCGATGAAGGCGCTCCGGATGTGGACCTCAGCCGGTTTGGCAACCTGCCGGTGCTGGGCGTTTGCTATGGTGCGCAGCTCATCGCCCACAAAAACAAGGGTACCGTGTTGCCCTCGCATACCCGCGAATACGGAAGGGCCCGGCTTACCACGGTTGACCACCACAGCGACTTGCTGAAAGAAATTTCATTGGACACGCAGGTGTGGATGTCGCATGCCGATACCATTGCCCAGGTGCCTGATAATTTCCAGGTTATTGCCAGCACACCATCGGTTAAGGTGGCGGCCTACCAGGTAACCGGAAAAAAGATTTTTGGCATCCAGTTTCATCCTGAAGTGACCCATACCGTTGAGGGTAAAAACCTGCTGCGCAATTTTGTGGTGCATATTTGCGGTTGCGCACAAGACTGGACGCCTGATCAGTTCGTTGAATCAACAATCGTTGAACTAAAAAGCAAACTTGGCAACGACCAGGTGGTGATGGCGCTTTCCGGTGGCGTTGACTCAACTGTAGCCGCAACACTCATTCACCGCGCCATAGGCAAAAACCTGCATTGCATATTTGTTGATAACGGGCTGCTTCGGAAAGATGAATTCAGCCAGGTGCTGAAATCGTATGAGGGAATGGGCCTGAATATTAAGGGTGTTGATGCCCGGCAGAAATTTTATTCAGCATTGAAAGGATTGAGCGATCCGGAAGCCAAACGCAAGGCCATTGGCAAAACATTTATTGATGTGTTCGATGAGGAAGCGCATGCCATAAAGGATGTGAAGTGGCTGGGTCAAGGCACAATTTATCCCGATGTGATTGAATCAGTATCTGTTAAAGGCCCTTCTGCTACCATTAAATCGCATCACAATGTGGGTGGCTTGCCCGAAACCATGAAACTAAAAGTGGTAGAGCCATTAAATACCTTGTTTAAAGATGAAGTGCGGCTGGTAGGTAAAACACTGGGAATTGATCCGGCTATTTTAGGAAGGCATCCGTTTCCGGGGCCAGGTCTTGGAATTCGGATTCTGGGCGAGATAACCGAAGCAAAGGTAAAAATACTGCAGGAGGTAGATGCTATTTTTATTGAAGCGCTGAAACAACAAGGTCTTTATAATACCGTTTGGCAGGCGGGCGCAGTTTTATTGCCGGTACAGTCGGTAGGGGTAATGGGCGATGAACGCACCTACGAACAGGTTGTTGCTTTGCGTGCCGTATCCAGCACCGATGGCATGACGGCCGATTGGGTACATTTGCCCTACACCTTTCTGGCCGATGTATCGAGCGATATTATTAACCGGGTGAAGGGTGTAAACCGGGTGGTGTACGACATCAGTTCAAAGCCCCCGGCAACTATTGAGTGGGAGTAA
- a CDS encoding tetratricopeptide repeat protein: MMRRLLLFILVLSASVVYSQQKWSALETEGDTLLNNQQFLQAIGKYNKVVSLQKKAKYSGTSLVRYKRAVCLYYLQEFNLALADLDAFIPANPSFYQARLLRAFIYRELGDPEKQLIDINEVLTSDPWNVDLLKWRAGVMLETGEYAKAQADLLKVQEIRTDEEVELYLGLTWYYLDNPDEALNQFNKAIELNGGYAPAYQYAGILCIEQDAYELALTYVDLALRLEPGNTQLTFYKGIALVETGKNDEGCRLLNKAFYAGIDDAAGYLMKFCYQVED; the protein is encoded by the coding sequence ATGATGCGCAGACTCCTGTTATTTATCCTGGTTCTTTCAGCATCGGTTGTTTATTCACAACAAAAATGGAGCGCCCTTGAAACCGAAGGGGATACGCTGCTAAACAACCAGCAGTTTCTTCAGGCTATCGGCAAATACAACAAAGTTGTAAGCCTTCAGAAAAAGGCAAAGTATTCGGGCACTTCGTTGGTCAGGTATAAAAGGGCTGTTTGTCTTTATTACCTGCAGGAGTTTAACCTTGCTCTGGCCGACCTGGATGCCTTTATTCCTGCCAATCCATCATTTTACCAGGCGCGGTTGCTTCGTGCCTTTATCTACCGTGAGCTTGGCGATCCTGAAAAACAGCTTATTGATATTAATGAAGTACTAACCTCTGACCCATGGAACGTTGACTTGTTAAAATGGCGTGCCGGTGTTATGCTTGAAACAGGCGAGTATGCCAAGGCGCAGGCCGATTTGCTTAAAGTACAGGAGATTCGTACCGATGAAGAAGTTGAATTGTACCTGGGCCTTACCTGGTACTACCTCGATAATCCGGATGAAGCGCTGAACCAGTTTAATAAGGCTATCGAGTTAAACGGAGGTTATGCCCCGGCTTACCAGTATGCAGGAATTTTGTGTATTGAACAGGATGCCTACGAACTTGCTCTTACCTATGTTGACCTGGCCTTGCGCCTTGAACCAGGCAATACACAGTTAACCTTTTACAAGGGAATCGCGCTGGTAGAAACCGGCAAAAACGATGAAGGCTGCCGGCTGCTAAACAAAGCCTTTTATGCGGGTATTGATGATGCCGCGGGGTACCTGATGAAATTCTGCTACCAGGTTGAGGATTAA
- the typA gene encoding translational GTPase TypA — protein sequence MDVNKIRNIAIIAHVDHGKTTLVDKMLHAGHLFKDHENPGELIMDSNELERERGITILAKNVSVRYKDYKINIIDTPGHSDFGGEVERVLNMADGCLLLVDAFEGPMPQTRFVLQKALQLGLKPIVVINKVDKKNCTPDEVHEQVFDLMFALDATEDQLDFPTYYGSAKQGWMSTDWKKPTTDITPLLEGIIKYIPAPKVEEGTTQSLITSLEYSSYIGRVAIGRMHRGVLRSGQPVALVKRDSKAVVKTRIKDLYVFEGFEKQKVEEVKSGEICAMVGLEGFEIGDTVADPEKPEAMKSIAIDEPTMSMLFTINNSPFFGKEGKFVTSRHIKERLDRELEKNLALRVGDSGSADSFVVYGRGVLHLSVLIETMRREGYELQIGQPQVIFKEINGVRCEPVEELTIDLPEADAGKAIETVSIRKGEMTNMEPKGDRMILKFVIPSRGIIGLRNYLLNVTAGEAIVTHRYKEYQPYKGEIPGRINGSLIVMEEGEAIPYSLHNLQDRGKFFIEPGEPVYEGQVIGEHSRAGDLVVNVTKTKKLTNIRASGADEKMKIAPPIKFSLEEALEYIQSDEYVEVTPKSIRLRKILLKENDRKRERNKG from the coding sequence ATGGACGTAAACAAAATCAGAAACATTGCCATTATTGCCCATGTTGACCACGGCAAAACAACGCTGGTGGATAAAATGCTTCATGCCGGCCATCTTTTTAAAGACCATGAAAACCCGGGCGAACTTATCATGGACAGCAACGAGCTGGAACGTGAGCGCGGCATCACCATTTTAGCAAAAAATGTTTCCGTACGATACAAGGATTACAAGATTAACATCATTGATACCCCCGGCCACAGCGATTTCGGAGGCGAGGTGGAGCGTGTACTGAATATGGCCGATGGCTGCCTGTTGCTGGTGGATGCCTTTGAAGGCCCAATGCCGCAAACCCGGTTTGTATTGCAAAAGGCATTACAGCTTGGCTTAAAGCCTATTGTTGTAATTAACAAGGTGGACAAAAAGAATTGTACACCTGATGAAGTACACGAGCAGGTATTCGACCTGATGTTTGCACTGGATGCCACCGAAGACCAACTGGATTTTCCTACCTATTACGGCTCGGCCAAGCAGGGGTGGATGAGCACCGACTGGAAGAAGCCGACAACGGATATTACACCTTTGCTTGAGGGCATCATTAAATACATTCCCGCTCCGAAAGTGGAAGAGGGAACAACCCAATCGTTAATTACCTCATTGGAATATTCATCTTATATCGGTCGTGTGGCCATTGGTCGTATGCACCGCGGGGTGTTACGGAGCGGGCAGCCGGTGGCGTTGGTTAAGCGCGACAGCAAAGCAGTTGTAAAAACGCGCATCAAAGATTTGTATGTGTTCGAAGGCTTTGAAAAGCAAAAGGTGGAAGAGGTAAAGTCCGGTGAAATATGCGCCATGGTGGGGCTGGAAGGTTTTGAGATTGGCGATACGGTGGCCGATCCGGAAAAGCCCGAGGCCATGAAGTCTATCGCCATTGATGAGCCTACCATGAGCATGCTATTCACCATTAATAATTCGCCTTTTTTCGGTAAGGAAGGAAAGTTTGTTACCTCGCGTCATATTAAGGAACGTCTTGACAGGGAGTTGGAAAAGAATCTGGCGCTGCGGGTGGGTGATTCGGGCTCAGCCGACAGTTTTGTGGTGTATGGCCGCGGGGTATTGCACCTGTCGGTACTCATCGAAACCATGAGGCGCGAAGGGTATGAGTTGCAGATTGGCCAGCCGCAGGTAATTTTTAAAGAAATTAACGGTGTACGTTGCGAGCCGGTTGAAGAACTGACCATTGACTTACCTGAAGCCGATGCCGGCAAGGCCATCGAAACGGTGTCCATCCGCAAAGGCGAAATGACCAACATGGAGCCGAAAGGCGACAGGATGATTTTAAAGTTTGTAATTCCATCGCGTGGAATCATCGGGCTGCGAAATTATTTATTGAATGTTACTGCAGGGGAGGCAATCGTTACCCATCGCTACAAAGAATATCAGCCTTATAAAGGCGAAATACCGGGCCGGATAAACGGGTCGCTCATTGTTATGGAAGAAGGCGAAGCTATACCCTACAGTTTGCACAACCTGCAGGATAGGGGCAAGTTCTTTATTGAGCCGGGTGAACCGGTGTACGAAGGCCAGGTAATTGGCGAACACAGCCGCGCGGGCGACCTGGTGGTGAACGTTACCAAAACCAAGAAGCTTACCAACATCCGCGCATCCGGTGCCGATGAAAAAATGAAAATTGCACCACCCATAAAATTTTCACTCGAGGAAGCATTGGAGTACATCCAGTCGGATGAATACGTTGAAGTAACCCCCAAATCCATCCGGTTGCGCAAGATCCTGTTAAAAGAAAACGACCGCAAGCGCGAACGTAATAAAGGCTGA
- a CDS encoding class I SAM-dependent methyltransferase has protein sequence MSPKLLHPSSWTDYELIDSGDGEKLERFGKFTLIRPEPQAIWSKVLPEKEWTLLAHARFDREQKDRFRFTDEVKGGWKKIKPMPESWQVHYSHNQLQLTLRLALTGFGHVGIFPEQGSNWNFIFDTLNAWSLPKVRVLNLFAYTGAASVVARMAGAEVTHVDASRPGLNWANQNMQLNNLADIRWVYEDAFKFVKREVKRGNKYNGIIMDPPPYGRGPEGEKWTLQEQLNELVHLSSELLEKKNCFFILNMYAVGLSSLVGLNVAKSYFPTVSFEWGEFFLKSKQNRDLPMGTFLRFAG, from the coding sequence TTGAGCCCTAAACTCCTGCATCCTTCCTCCTGGACCGACTACGAACTGATAGACTCGGGCGATGGTGAAAAACTTGAACGGTTCGGAAAGTTTACGCTTATCCGGCCCGAACCGCAGGCTATCTGGAGCAAAGTGTTGCCTGAAAAGGAATGGACATTGCTTGCCCATGCCCGTTTCGACCGGGAGCAGAAAGACCGGTTCAGGTTTACCGATGAGGTAAAAGGGGGTTGGAAAAAAATCAAACCGATGCCTGAAAGCTGGCAAGTGCACTACTCTCACAATCAACTTCAACTCACCCTGCGCCTTGCACTAACCGGGTTTGGCCATGTGGGAATTTTTCCGGAACAGGGCTCTAACTGGAATTTTATTTTTGATACACTGAATGCGTGGAGTTTGCCAAAAGTCCGTGTGCTTAATTTGTTTGCCTATACCGGGGCAGCCTCGGTAGTGGCCCGCATGGCCGGTGCCGAAGTAACCCATGTGGATGCCTCGCGCCCCGGGCTGAACTGGGCCAACCAGAATATGCAACTTAACAACCTGGCCGACATCCGCTGGGTATATGAAGATGCGTTCAAGTTTGTAAAACGCGAAGTAAAACGCGGCAACAAATACAACGGCATTATTATGGACCCGCCTCCTTACGGCCGCGGACCGGAAGGCGAGAAGTGGACCCTGCAGGAGCAACTCAACGAACTGGTACACTTAAGCAGCGAACTGCTGGAAAAGAAAAATTGCTTTTTCATTTTGAATATGTATGCGGTTGGCCTGTCATCGCTGGTCGGATTAAACGTTGCCAAATCGTATTTCCCAACTGTATCATTCGAGTGGGGAGAGTTTTTCTTAAAATCGAAACAGAACCGCGATTTACCGATGGGTACCTTCCTTCGCTTTGCAGGTTAA
- a CDS encoding RNA methyltransferase, translating into MKSGDLISSVHNPKIKSLLSLEKPRERRKQQLFTIEGRMELMLALEAGYKIGNLFFCEDLISSTDLKALGLADKFLARVTKPVFDKIAVRENSGGVIAVAEMKPHGLEQIRLSKNPLVLVLEAVEKPGNLGAILRTADAAGVDAVISCDPLTDFYNPNVIRSSLGCIFTKQLASATSEETIRWLKKNELAIYCTYLKSSKPYTEVDFTKPCAIVMGTEATGLSEIWIKNSDTNIIIPMHGKIDSMNVSTSAAVVVFEARRQRST; encoded by the coding sequence ATGAAATCGGGTGACCTTATTTCAAGCGTCCACAACCCTAAAATAAAAAGCCTGCTTTCGCTGGAGAAACCACGCGAACGCAGGAAGCAGCAGCTTTTTACCATTGAGGGAAGAATGGAACTTATGCTTGCGCTTGAAGCCGGCTACAAAATAGGCAACCTGTTTTTCTGCGAAGATCTTATTTCATCAACTGATCTGAAGGCACTCGGCCTGGCTGACAAATTTCTTGCCCGTGTTACCAAGCCGGTATTTGATAAAATTGCCGTACGCGAAAACTCCGGAGGCGTGATAGCCGTTGCTGAAATGAAACCGCACGGACTGGAGCAGATTAGATTATCTAAAAATCCACTGGTACTTGTTCTGGAGGCTGTGGAAAAACCCGGAAACCTGGGCGCCATTCTGCGCACAGCCGATGCAGCCGGAGTGGATGCCGTGATTAGCTGTGACCCGCTTACCGATTTTTACAATCCGAATGTTATCCGGTCGAGCCTCGGATGCATCTTCACCAAACAACTCGCCAGCGCCACCAGCGAAGAAACTATCCGGTGGCTGAAAAAAAATGAGTTGGCAATATATTGTACATACTTAAAATCATCAAAGCCGTACACCGAGGTTGATTTTACCAAACCCTGTGCAATTGTAATGGGCACTGAAGCTACGGGCCTTTCGGAAATATGGATTAAAAATTCGGATACCAACATCATTATACCCATGCATGGTAAAATTGATTCGATGAACGTGTCCACCTCGGCAGCGGTGGTGGTATTTGAAGCAAGAAGGCAACGCAGCACGTAA
- a CDS encoding DUF1801 domain-containing protein, with amino-acid sequence MQSKAKTVNEYLKSLPPDRQAVMKKLRRLVADTIPKGFEEVMQYGMIGYVVPHKLYPAGYHTNPNEPLPFICLASQKNHIALYHMMVYQGKLHDWFVSEWKKVSSRKLDMGKSCIRFKNPDDIPFPLIKELVSKVTPAQWIEVYQKSVNRKK; translated from the coding sequence ATGCAATCAAAAGCAAAAACTGTTAATGAGTACCTCAAATCATTACCGCCTGACCGCCAGGCGGTAATGAAGAAATTAAGGAGGCTGGTAGCCGACACTATCCCAAAAGGATTTGAGGAGGTAATGCAATACGGAATGATAGGCTATGTTGTGCCGCACAAACTCTATCCTGCGGGGTACCACACCAACCCCAATGAGCCGCTGCCCTTTATCTGCCTGGCTTCGCAGAAAAATCATATCGCTCTCTACCACATGATGGTCTATCAGGGAAAATTGCATGATTGGTTTGTTTCGGAATGGAAAAAGGTATCCTCTAGAAAATTAGATATGGGTAAATCATGTATCCGTTTTAAGAATCCGGATGATATTCCCTTTCCTCTTATTAAGGAACTTGTGTCGAAGGTTACACCTGCCCAATGGATTGAAGTTTACCAAAAATCGGTAAACAGAAAAAAGTAA
- a CDS encoding DUF4199 domain-containing protein, whose translation MKKVIITYGLISGAIVSVMLFVSMPLFQRGLLHHDNGMYVGFASMIIAFSLIFFAIKSYRDKYLNGSISFGMGFTVGILITLIGSVVYAVSWDIIVRTMWPNFAEWYNQLQLEQLSNKGVSDQEIAEAKLEMEKFASMYANPFIRFGFTVMEIFPVGLIITIISAGVLRKKDFLPAE comes from the coding sequence ATGAAAAAGGTTATTATCACGTACGGACTTATTTCAGGAGCTATTGTATCTGTAATGTTATTTGTAAGCATGCCCTTGTTTCAGAGGGGTTTATTGCATCATGATAATGGCATGTATGTGGGGTTCGCTTCCATGATCATTGCCTTTTCACTGATTTTTTTTGCGATTAAGTCATACCGGGATAAATATCTTAACGGCTCCATTTCCTTCGGCATGGGTTTTACTGTTGGGATTTTAATAACACTTATCGGCTCGGTAGTGTATGCCGTGAGCTGGGATATTATTGTTCGTACAATGTGGCCGAACTTTGCCGAATGGTACAACCAGTTGCAGTTGGAGCAATTATCAAATAAAGGGGTTTCAGATCAGGAAATAGCAGAGGCAAAACTTGAGATGGAAAAATTTGCATCTATGTATGCAAACCCGTTCATCCGGTTTGGTTTTACCGTGATGGAGATATTTCCGGTAGGGCTAATTATAACCATTATTAGTGCAGGTGTGCTGCGAAAGAAGGATTTTCTCCCGGCCGAATAA
- a CDS encoding winged helix-turn-helix transcriptional regulator, translating into MNRTILIYGLVLAVAIALLKLLEYRFFYRQLSVEIYIGIIGLLFTILGIWVGQKITRRKKVVVAASAGNFILNEEVLARTGISRREYEVLELVAQGLSNQQIADKLFISLNTVKTHMANLFLKLDAKRRTQAIQQAKRLRLLP; encoded by the coding sequence ATGAATCGGACAATCCTAATTTACGGTTTAGTGCTTGCGGTTGCTATTGCTCTGCTTAAGTTGCTGGAATACCGCTTTTTTTACCGGCAACTTTCGGTAGAGATTTACATAGGTATAATAGGGTTGTTGTTTACCATACTAGGCATTTGGGTTGGTCAGAAAATAACCCGCAGAAAAAAAGTAGTTGTAGCAGCATCAGCAGGTAATTTCATATTGAATGAGGAGGTTCTTGCCAGAACCGGCATCAGCAGGCGAGAATATGAAGTACTGGAATTGGTGGCACAAGGGCTTTCAAATCAGCAGATTGCCGACAAACTGTTTATTTCACTTAATACGGTTAAAACCCATATGGCTAATTTGTTTTTGAAGTTGGATGCAAAAAGACGCACACAGGCTATTCAACAGGCTAAGAGGCTTAGGTTGCTGCCTTGA
- a CDS encoding YifB family Mg chelatase-like AAA ATPase produces the protein MLAKTYGCAVQGVEARKITVEVRVGQGLRFHMSGLPDTAVKESEHRVESAIKQFQFFMPREKTVVNLAPADIRKEGSAYDLPIALCILQASGQVTIDQLEDYLIMGELALDGTLRPIKGVLPIAIQAHKESFKGFILPKDNAREAAIVDGLNVYGVSSLKEAVDFLQRKISIEPVHLDTRQVFASQVNEYDADFSDVQGQENIKRAMEIAAAGGHNVIMIGPPGAGKTMLAKRLPSILPPLTLQEALETTKIHSVAGKIGRDTALIATRPFRSPHHTISDVALVGGGGNPQPGEISLAHNGVLFLDELPEFKRTVLEVMRQPMEDRKVTISRAKVSIDYPASFMLVASMNPCPCGYYNHPEKECVCGPGVVQRYLSKVSGPLLDRIDLHVEVVPVSFDEMTANRKVETSAEIRERVVKARAIQSDRFSDQKSIYCNAMMPSNMVKEVCQINEAGRVLLKTAMERLGLSARAYDRILKVSRTIADLAGSAEIKTEHLAEAIQYRSLDREGWAG, from the coding sequence ATGTTGGCCAAAACCTACGGTTGTGCAGTACAGGGGGTTGAGGCGCGAAAAATTACCGTAGAGGTACGTGTAGGCCAGGGCCTGCGCTTTCACATGAGCGGCTTGCCCGATACAGCCGTAAAAGAAAGCGAGCACCGGGTTGAATCGGCCATTAAGCAATTTCAGTTTTTTATGCCACGCGAAAAAACCGTGGTTAACCTGGCGCCTGCCGATATCCGAAAAGAAGGTTCAGCGTATGACCTGCCCATTGCGCTATGCATCCTGCAAGCCTCCGGCCAGGTGACAATTGATCAACTGGAAGACTACCTCATCATGGGGGAGCTTGCTTTGGACGGTACCCTTCGCCCGATTAAGGGAGTTTTGCCCATCGCCATCCAGGCCCATAAGGAGAGTTTCAAAGGCTTCATCCTTCCAAAAGACAATGCGCGCGAAGCAGCCATCGTAGATGGTTTGAATGTGTATGGTGTAAGTTCGTTAAAAGAGGCCGTTGATTTTCTTCAACGGAAAATTTCCATTGAGCCGGTGCACCTGGATACCCGGCAGGTCTTTGCTTCGCAAGTCAATGAGTACGATGCCGATTTCAGCGATGTACAAGGGCAGGAGAACATCAAGCGGGCAATGGAAATTGCCGCAGCCGGTGGCCATAACGTAATTATGATAGGTCCGCCCGGTGCCGGGAAAACCATGCTGGCTAAACGGTTGCCTTCCATCTTGCCTCCGTTAACCCTTCAGGAAGCGCTGGAGACGACCAAGATTCATTCAGTGGCCGGAAAAATCGGGCGTGATACCGCACTTATCGCTACACGTCCCTTTCGTTCGCCCCATCATACCATTTCGGATGTTGCCCTGGTGGGTGGTGGCGGCAATCCACAGCCGGGCGAAATTTCGCTGGCACACAATGGCGTGTTGTTTCTGGATGAACTTCCCGAATTTAAGCGCACTGTGTTGGAAGTGATGCGCCAGCCAATGGAAGACAGGAAGGTGACTATCTCACGCGCGAAAGTTTCGATTGATTATCCGGCCAGCTTTATGCTGGTAGCCAGCATGAACCCTTGCCCTTGCGGCTATTACAACCATCCCGAAAAAGAATGCGTGTGCGGGCCGGGCGTTGTTCAGCGTTACCTCAGTAAGGTAAGCGGGCCGCTGTTGGATCGAATTGATCTGCATGTTGAAGTAGTGCCTGTTAGTTTCGATGAAATGACAGCCAACCGGAAAGTGGAGACCAGCGCAGAAATCCGTGAACGTGTGGTAAAGGCACGGGCGATTCAATCCGATCGCTTCAGCGATCAGAAAAGCATTTACTGCAATGCCATGATGCCCTCGAATATGGTTAAAGAAGTTTGTCAGATTAATGAGGCTGGAAGAGTGCTGCTGAAAACCGCTATGGAAAGGCTTGGTTTATCGGCTCGCGCGTATGACCGGATACTGAAAGTATCGCGTACGATAGCTGATTTAGCCGGAAGTGCAGAGATAAAAACAGAGCACCTGGCCGAAGCCATTCAGTACCGCAGTTTGGATCGCGAGGGATGGGCGGGTTAA
- the lpcA gene encoding D-sedoheptulose 7-phosphate isomerase, whose amino-acid sequence MDTRHIITTELQQAATVLDNFLKEPTNYLRIDEAAKVMVQAVNNGGKIIACGNGGSHCVAMHFAEELTGRYHESRTPVPAISISDSGHITCVGNEYGFDYIFSRFIDALGTPNDVLLAISTSGNSQNVVLAAQAAKKKGMKVVALTGKNGGKLAAHADVEIRVPHFGYADRIHEIHYKIVHILILLIEKQV is encoded by the coding sequence ATGGATACACGACATATCATCACCACCGAACTGCAACAGGCGGCCACGGTACTCGATAACTTTTTAAAAGAGCCTACCAATTACCTCCGCATAGATGAAGCCGCAAAGGTAATGGTACAAGCAGTGAATAACGGAGGCAAGATCATCGCCTGCGGTAATGGAGGTTCACATTGCGTGGCTATGCATTTTGCCGAAGAGCTAACCGGTCGCTATCACGAAAGCCGCACACCCGTTCCGGCCATTTCCATCTCCGACTCCGGCCACATCACCTGCGTAGGCAATGAGTATGGATTTGATTACATCTTTTCAAGGTTTATCGATGCACTGGGAACCCCCAATGATGTACTGCTGGCCATCAGCACCAGCGGCAACTCACAGAACGTAGTGCTGGCGGCCCAGGCTGCTAAAAAGAAGGGAATGAAAGTGGTAGCCCTTACAGGTAAAAATGGCGGCAAACTGGCAGCGCATGCCGATGTGGAAATTCGTGTGCCCCACTTCGGCTATGCCGACCGGATTCATGAAATCCACTATAAGATAGTGCACATCCTTATTTTGCTTATCGAAAAACAAGTGTAA